TTCCGGAGAAATAAACTCATTTGAAATTTCAACCATATTTTAGTTTACAAACCGTCAAAATTTGTCAAAAGTTGGAACAAAATTCTCATATTTGTCAATAATTTCAGGTCACCTTACCATCCTATGCCCACAAAAACATTACTGCATGGCAAAATTGCCcttttatctatatatataaagggagaaGACCAGTTTGGTGAAACATTCAAAAATACCAAGAAAGCCCCTTTGTTTTCTTCATAATCCAAATTCAGAAAAATCGTAAAATGAGGACAAACTGGTAAAAACACCATAACTgaacagaaaacaaataaataaaaaaaaatctataacaGATGTGCTTAACCATTAACCCTCACAAACTGCTGGGCAGTTTAAAAACAGAAAttacgaaaagaaaaaaagaaaaaaaaaagaaaaaagatatcTTTACCATATATGTAAAAAAGAAGTATAAAAAAGGTTACAGTagatagaaaatataaaaataaaaataaagcaaatccaaaaaatattggaaaggaaaacaaaaaattaaaaaaagaagaaaaacaacccGCATACCTCTCAAACTGCTAAGCAGTAGTGGGCAGTTTTCTCCCCCAAAGATTTCCACGCTCTGAGTTTGGTGGGAGGTTGAATACTAACCACCTGCATACCACCAGTATTTAGAGATGAGTAATCGGAAGGAGGCTAATTTTGGTTTTCAGGAGTTTGCTGTGCGGTTTCAGTTCATTCCAAACAAAAAAGGATCGACAAACTCAGTGACAGAAATTAGTAAAACATTTGAGCTTTCAGAACAAAGGCATGTCCGGAAATCGAAAAATTTCATCGGGTTAGTGATTCATCTTTTCAGTTTTCGTTCTCTTCAACTTTtgtaaattcaataaaagtTATTTGTTCATCCAATTAGGTTTCTGGAAATGTTCAATTTCTTTGTTTATAAAGGATATGATTTCGGCTGCAGTTTAGGTTCTCTGATCGATTTCACATTTTAAATCAACTTCTGACCTACTAACCTTGATGGAGGGGATGGGCAGAGGTTGAACATTCATTGACATATCCCATTTTTTGTGCGTGCAAGGGGGGGCTTTTTCCATTATTTGTGTTCAGTGCAGGCGGTGCATGCGGACCAATTTCGCCCCTCTTTTACAATTCATGAATTTAAGCCAAAattgagagagggagagagtaagGGTACTTACAAAAGCCTTAGCCTCTGCGTACAATCTGGTATGATGATGGTGGCGGGCAGAGCAGAGGGCAAATAATAAGGATTTTTGCCGATAGGgttattggggggggggggagggcaagagagagagaaagaatatAAGGGTACTAATCTGGTGTGATGATGGTGGCGGGCAGAGCAAAGGGCAAATAATAAGGATTTTTGTCGAGAGGGTTATCGCATTGCGCTAATGGTTTCTCTGAGTTCTGACCTCAAtgaccttttttcttttcttcagtaATCACTTACTGTACTATACAtgctaattaaaaaatttatttgtttttattcttAGGATATTTACAAGAATACTCACAAGAAATGAAGAAGGAACTACCTATTGATAAGATTCCAAATAGACGTGTTTCTATTTTTACACCTGGTTGGGAGATATCCGTCGGAGTAAAAACTACTGATCTAAGCCAACTGATTCTCAAagagtggaaaaaaaaaagaagcatgaGCAGTATGTATTCtaaattcttcattaaatttgTTATAAGAAATCTAACATTATATATACTTTTAATATATAGGTGGCGTATGAAAAAGGCGGTAGAAGAATTAAAACCTTCAACAACTCCTCACATCATACGCATTTGGAATAAAGTCCAAAAAATTAGGTACAACACCATTTCTTACCTATTTACGTTTAATTGCATTCTCCATATCATTCTAcaaattaattatcaaatttaaaaaacaatttatGGGTGCAGGAAAAAGATTAATAGTGATCAAACAACTTTTCTAAATACGGTAACTCTTCTCTTATTTTCATATGAATGTATACTATCAATTCAAATTGCATTCAATTttcaaatagaaataaaattgcATTTTTCTATCAGTTTTACAAGCATCACACCCGTCTCAAAGTACAAAGGTTGAAGTACAAGATTAAGGTAACATTTCTTACTATTTCATTTTGTAAACATGATTACAATTAGTTACTTCAAACTTgacaatttatttatctttcagTATTCTAAAAGTAACTGGAGTAAAAGTATTGCTATGGGAAAATTATCGAAGTTAAAGGTATTTAGGTTAAATTGCTTACAATCTTTATGTTTGGGATTGTGCATTATAATGCATTATTCACATCTTAATCAATTAGACTTCTTAATTTATCATCATTGCTTGCAGATTAACCATGAAAATCTAAAGCATCATGTGCAAGCAAACGGATGGCAAGCATGGCGGAAGGACGAAAAACTTGACAACTAGATATTCAATATTCGTGAAATCAATAATGTCTTTATTCGTGAAGTCAAGCATTAACTAGATATTCATTATGTAAAACTAAATTATTGCTCCTATCAGTTGTGTCCATTCTTGATTTGATGAAAtccactttatttttttttcttcgtattCCTACACAAACCCAAAAAAGAAAGcgaacacaattttttttttgacaaaagaaaagataacATGGGGAAAAAATATATGCAATAACAGTAACTTGCATATTAATATCAATACAGAGAAGAGCTACTTAATGTTTTTAtctactctttttttatttatatacatCTACTTACCATTGTTCATGAACTTTAGATAGGAACTTGCATCCAAATATCTCATGTTGTTTGACAATTGcatgaataacatttaaatCATTACTTTACGCAAAGTGAAAACCAAAAACTTGACAACATTTTAGGACATGCCTGATAAAGAAAAAGTTCATCTTTGCACAAtacaattaaaatatatattgacAATTACAATGAAAAAGAATAACACAATACACTTTTAGGACCGCGTAGCGCCCGTGATGCAAAAATGCCTCTCGCACGCACGTTAGTGCGTGCGGAGAGGCTAGTTTTTTAACTAAAAGAGGTGGGTTGTCTTAATAGAAGCTATGATACATAAAGACTCAAGGGGTGATTGTTGGAAATTCATGCACCAAAATTGCGATACGTAGTGTAACATGCCAAAAGGGAGCAGGACTCATTCTCCACCTGCGGTTATATAAAGCTCATTCATTCACTTGGAGGCATTTGTCTGCACGTTTTTGAAACCTTAAAGGATAAGAAAAAGAATTTAGTAACGAACAGagaaacgagagagagagagagagagagagagagagagagagagggagggagggaggtagGTTAGTAACGAACAGagaaacgagagagagagagagagagagagagagagagagagagggagggaggtagGTACATTCTAATATGATAAACTCTTTTGTGCTTTGTCCCACTTTATAGTTTTTCTTTTGCTTCCAAAAGAAAAGACGGCCATAGATATATATAGGAAtttgtcttagaactcgaataaTTTGAGTTAATCAAGGTACAATAACAATTTTCTTTGGAACTTTGCTAGTGAGCTCGTTTGTTGTGATTATAAATTTCCATTAACCTtgcatatatttgtttcatcaATACCAATATTGCATACCTTTTGATATATACTGttaaaatttgcaaatttgCAGGGTGTTCGAAAATGGAGAAGGTACGGCAAAGGAGTTGGGTCCTTGGGATAATAGGAATGCTCGCTTTGCTCTTCTTCTTATCTGATGATGGTAACTTGGCGACGGTTTCTGTAAGGTTCGTTCATCCTCTaccttccctttcttttttcttcgaaTCCTTGGTGATTGGAAAAATATAGATTCCAAAACTTAATTGGGAGGAAAAGGCAAGCTCTTTCtgcaaaagagagagagagggtcgtGCATTGCCTTTTAAATGGTGAAACCTCTGAGAGAGGACGACGAGCTCTGAATTGAGTTGATAACTGTTATATTTTGTGGGCTATAAATAACGGTTCTTTGAATTCTTTTGGCTAACTATTGAAGAAGCAGATTATtgttagtgtagataatattgtttatttaaaaaaagtaGTAATTTAATTATCAACTCATGGAAtttgatttataaattttatctaaaaatttaGCCTCCTTAACATTACTCTTATTAGAGAACCAACTACATTCCAAAtagattttttgttttctttacaagAATGTTTTATTGTATTTAATGCTTTTAATATtcctatatttttatattaaaattaatgaaaaatgattgaaaaaattaagttttaacgataaggataaaataaagggtaaagtgaataataccatagttgactttttaatgtaaaaatatgattttttattaaagtaaacagtaccgtaaatttttcgttaaaactcttttttttttttttaataccaaCGATATTTCTATATTTAAGCTCTAGTTTTCcgtgtattttctttttgtgcgCTTTTTTCCTCACGAGACTTCGACTTCGATTTCAAGTCTTAAATCAACATGTATATTCCTGCTCTCGTATAAGTCTTCACAATTAGGGGCCCATCCTGCTAAAGACATTTTTATAACGGATAAGGAtttctgccctccacttccggtgcccttcCCGTGCCTTCTTtatgtggtcacgattaagccacgtcaacattttgtattactattcatttttgtcttattatatctataaaaagaaacaatataaaatgttaacgtggcttaaccatgaccacacaaaacaagagggcACAAGGAGAGCATCAAAAGTGGAGGGCAAACAATCATTGTCCTTTTATAACGCCATTTCTCTTACTCAATTTCATTGTATGTCTTGTGAGTCATAACTTATTAGGAGTAGACCtgacattcgtgtcgtgttttccgtgtttgtgtcgttttcgtgtcatacccgatatcttaacggattATGTCGTATAACACccattaaaataaacgggtaaaatgactcGCCCGTTACccattaaggaaaatatattttaaactaataaataatcaaatgaaagacataatactaaataagtatatacatatcatattgtcacatccaaaatataaaaacgtatttttcttttaagtatatatatacatacccaaaataagagcataataaaaaaaaacattagaacattacaaaatatcaaatgttcaaaaaTTTTGCTAAATTAAGGACATTGGAACATTAAAACATTGGAACCTTGCAcattttctttaataattttttaattaatgtagaaatataaaaaaatatagaaaatatatataaacgctcgtaatgataagctttacaactttcataaagagcttaacttcgaaattctccactataatcatataaatcatagatcaaaatttaaccattgattgttgtttacatttacgcttcatatGAAAtttagtaagaagaataaagcgtatatgacaatcgacggttaaattaaaatttaaggtttatggattatagtgttggattttgaagctgaccccttcatgaaagttgtaaagcttgtcactagGTTTGGCAAACGGGTCATGTATGTTGTGttcatgtcgttttcgtgtaaaacctgttatcttaacgggtcgtgtcatgtcatacccgttatcttaatgataggagcatatttatgcgacttaattggcttgttcttgtgcgtttacgttgtgtttctttagttattttagtgtttaaagccattttcatttgtttgtaggtcttaataacaaccttggcaagaaaagtgcattttggtgcatgttggatcaatattgggctcaaatggattgcatgcatgaggatggacgttttgggcatatgtgtgtgcaagtgtgtgtgtgtaattgcaaggataaacaatgacaactcatacacatgcaaagaagcccacatgcaaagtgaaagactctaagtacaaagtatgcaagaagatgcattttggaggcctttggagcatgtttcgggcttgaaatggatagcaaatgcatgggccaaagtggatggacgaatttgagaactaaagaggccaagaatgtgaagaattagtgtccaaaagataaagaattcagcccaaaaatgtcactccaagttgcacactccttgccatgcaaaacacatagaattccctttggattcccatgccatgcttgatcactcttgtcccctacataatttctgatttcatgctttaattcatttaattatttcactcaattgcttgatacctcttgttcccttcacccattagattttagacaatctttacatccattacatgcaccaattgatgctccatcattcacatttggaatccaatggcatgtgtcacacatgttgttgcacctttgacccatttgttgcacatttcacctccctttccatctctatgcaatgtacacaatcattcatgctccctagctgcaacaccactccattttacccttcacactttgcatcatcacttcattttcacccttggaccattgcacaccacacacaccaacttgccatgcatttcatccctaacctaacctgattttctaaggtttttggggcctataaatacatgtttacaccccttggccaaagaacaatcccccatattcatcattttatcacagaaattcgtccatacacaccctaggaagcaaaacaccccaaaaacaccattctagtgcctagaaaacataacagccactccaccttcttccaccctctttgccaagttctccaccaccttccaaccatcaaacactcttccacactcaccctaaacccctccatatcattccccatccattctacaccataaatccacccaaaaatctgtccacaagcttcatgccgtaacaaggaggaagggagatccattgatgcacttgctttccaagttggagcattttaggtgttttctttcctttgattttaatgtctaattttatgtatctttgtattgcaagaatgaggaactaaacccccttagttggggggtgattcgaaaccatgtacatgcttgcaatatgatttgattacattcagttgttatttcataagttgcggattcaattcgttcatctacttgattgataacttatttgtgtatgttgattgagagtgcacgcttagttttcatgcatgaatatgatgctagattatgagggaatttcacctaatagttacaatcttataatcacaagtagtgaaggtcgcttgaaaacgatcgcgttgaatgaattcttggcactagtttcatgctcatcatagtaacgaatgcctcgtcaacacttatagttctcattgtacttcatgattcttgattgtatctttattgtgctcatcacgtaaggaacctttgaggaatgctttgaattgttgtatgcgcttttccatccaattcattaacttaaggagaacttgaaggttaatttaagcgtatctaattaacttggggtgttgagtttcataatttattgaaagaacaactgaaaatcattttgtttgcaagtgtgtcatgtgtggagaagaacctcctaactagccttttatccatccttttcatccaaaaacgttttacaatctgttttgttttaaagtttctgttttgttttcaattttcgtccaaaacaaatccccttttattttgaagtcttagattagttagaaagtgttttgatttgtgtttctaagtgttttgattcaagttttcatccaacttcgtccaagttcttgttaggttctcaaaactgcccagaaagtggtttttaggcagttttgagtcattaggttgctgttttgagttttatgtttgtttaagtattttaaagtatagttttgcattctttgagtctagtttagtgttttaaattttgtttttatgtttttaagtcagttttcaagtgtttagcaatctctcctaatccccggcctagaacgatccctacttacatactttactacatttgataaaaagagggtttaattttgtgtgttaagttattttacgcatcacttaacaggtccttaacaggtcgagcgagtaaagtgacccgacccgttatgacccattaagaaaaatatttttttttcttaaatttgcacataccacacattgccacataaatattacttcaaaacattaaaacacatttgtcgtttaagtactatatctacactcgaaaataagtgcctaataaaaaaataatacacacactactaatctattacaaatattaaatgtgcaaggatatgaaaaatgaaattttttttgttttctaggttgtgaagtctttctcaaaagtttaaacctcaatttacaaaatcctcgatttacatcgatcatcatgaaattgtTTGGAACTTTAGCTTGATCTcagccgatccaatggtcatcaattttttaaatttaatttaatatatatatatatatataattatattatataatttttatagtttttaggggtataaaattgttaaattaatatatatataattattatagtttattcatacttttattaagtataacataagattttacgatatccactagtgtaaatattttaaattgaagattgaatttattctttgtattcatatagggtcaaggagtgtacctgtaaaaaatcatcaaaattggagttaaaataaccgttaaattgtgattttttgttttataatcgtcgaaaagttttgtcccgttacttgatctttgaatgtttgttttttgcaatttttggcgtatgcgatctcgaagtatatacaaacatgtttgacggttggatcattgaaactagtttcgtagaatgcctgtatctcatcaaaacaatagattcactaacacttaaaagtttattcatactttcattaagtataacataagatttttttgtatccactagtgtaaatattttaaattgaagatcgaattcaatcattgtattcatatagggtcaaggagtgtagctgcaaaaaatcatcaaaattggagttaaaataaccgttaaatcgtatttttctttttataatcgtcgaaaagttttgtcccgttccttgatctctgaatgtttttattgtttgcaatttttgacgtatgcgatctcgaagtatatacaaacatgtttaatggttggatcattgaaactagtttcgtagaatgagtatcccatcaaaacaatagattcactaatacttaagagtttatttatactttcattaagtataacataaaattttgtggtatccactagtgtaaatattttaaattgaagatcgaattcattcatgatattcatatagggtcaaggagtgtacctgtaaaaaatcatcaaaatcggagttaaaataaccgttaaatcgtgatttttcgtttataaccgtcgaaaagttttgtcccattactttatctctgagtgtttgttttttgcaatttttggcgtatgcgatgtcgaagtatatacaaacatgtttgacggttggatcattgaaactagttttgtagaatgagtatcccatcaaaacaataaattcactaatacttaagagtttatttatactttcattctagtgtaaatattttaaattgaagatcgaattcattcattgtattcatataggattaaggagtgtagctataaaaaataatcaaaatcggagttaaaataatcgttaaatcgtgatttttcagtttataaccatcgaaaaactttgttcggttacttgatctctgaatgtttgttttttgcgattttttactgatacgatctcgaagcacatacaaacaagtttgacgattggatcgttgaaattagttttgtataattcgtatcccatcaagttcaatggtgtatatatatatatatgtatatatattaagtagatttaaatctagggaactttaacgaaaagcactcggtactgttcattttaacgaaaaaccacatttttacactaacaAGTCAAtaatggtactattcactttaccctttattttgtccttatcattaaaactcaaagttttcaagccattttcattagttttcctttaaatctatttattttgtacgtataattgGCCGGTACACAGAGTAGTACATCATGTGTCATTATaaaaatagtgggatatgtcatatgtgtgataaaaagttaataacttaaaaaaataaaatttctcaccatttttattagtttatattaattaataattattatagtttttataaaatttaatatatatatatatatatataattattatagttaatattttgggggtataattattatagttaatttaatatatatatatatatatatatattatagtttttaggggtataaaattgttatattaatatatatatatatatatatatataattatagtatttttttagggttataaaattataaaattaatattctgcttatcgtgtatcgtgttacccacgtgtatacctgaatcaacccgttatcttaatagGTGCTTATTGGGTTACCTGATAAcaacccgattcgttatcgtgtcgacccaaacacctgttaatttcgtgttgtgtcgtgtcgggttatcgggttgtgtcaggaattgccaggcctgattgtcactatgagtgaatgtaaatatatgtttttacattttttacacttctacaataattattattaattttattaatttttccctcaaacaaaaaacattattcatgagggtttggaggattttaaaaatttaaacgataatgtaagtgtaaccattatctactcgtggaggaatagtgatgaatcacgagtgtttatatattgtttcacatttttcatacttatatgtatgtcttcttagttcttgcctatacaaatactatactagtttattttaattttggacaacaacatgttaaataaaatttatcctagtactgataataaggaactctcataataaaaataaataatgactaaaacctttttttttttataacttgtatagaataataatacaaaactatatatttaatatataatatattgtatatattaatttggctattgtattttataataaatcttttagtaattaaactttaaaattatcaaaataatttttttcttaacgggtcgaaacaggTTACCCATGTGTTACCCCTGTGTATACCCGTGAAGAACTTGTTATTAatgggtcacccgataatgacccgattaattatcgtgttgacccaaaacctgttattttcgtgtcgtgtcagaagCTGCCGGGTCTAATTAGGAGGTTGTAatcgttattttcgtgtcatgtCAGAAACTACCGAGTCTAATTAGGAGGttgtaactctctctctctctctctctctctctctctctctctctctctctctctctctctctctctctctctctctctctctctctctctctctctctctctctctctctctctctcgaattTGAATGTTACAAAAGATACTTGAATAAATGCATTCATATCTGCCATTTAGTATAATaaaatttttcttcatttagaTGTCTTAGGTTAGATTCTCgacaaagacgaatttgaagtaCATTATTGTTAGTTCATTGTGAGATTAAATTCATCTCATCTTACTATATataatatcatttatttaaaaaaaaaataattgcacTCACACCTTGGATGTTTGTAGGACCACTATGCTTTGCCGTTTACCTTCTGTGCAATCTAGGTCATGGTTACTACTAGCAATTCACAAGAACAACATTCACTAGACGAAAAATAGTTATTTGTGGTAATAATGTCCTTGTTAATAACTTGCGTGTAGGTTTCTTCCGAAAAACTTATAAGATATTAAATTATCGACGTAAATGAAACGGATGGACATTAGTCAATTCAACCTGGGACTAATAACACTTTGGCCCATTCTTTTGATTCATTAAATTCTTTAGAACGTACTAATTTACTTAATCGTCACGAAGGCTGGTCAAAATTATATCCCATTGAATTCTTTGTTTTGAAAAGCAACACTTTCTGTTTATCCTGTTATCAAACTGCTCTATTGACCGGCAATTCCCCTTCtctggttttgtttttaattttgtattttattgcaGTTTGTCCTTGAAATTGCCTGTCAACATCTGCATAAACGAATAATTTAATAAGAGTTATTAATGAAATATTTACTGTGTAATTGCAGAAGAGCACTAAGGAGCGCTACTGGATCAGATACTTGGTACAACAACATGCTAACAAAGACTAACAACCTGGTAAGTCTATCATTTGAATCTCCTTTTTCCTGGTCATCTAACTTCTTGTTTTTACATCAATTTTCTTAACATCTACATGCCATTGCCAAAGGGTCACCTGATCACAGTTTATGTGTCTTTTAGGTAGTGCTGAATAATGGCATTGTCCGGCTTACATTTTCTCATCCCGGAGGAGACGTCATTGGAATCCAGTACAAGGGAATCGACAACTTACTTGAAATTAAGAATCATGAAAATAATAGAGGGTAACAcacaaattttataaaaatagcAGACTAAATCTGTTTTTGTTTACTAATCATAGATTATATGATTTTGCACTTGTTTGGACTTTAACTTATGTCAAACCTATCATACAGGTATTGGGATGATGTCTGGAATAACCGAGAGACAGAAGGTGTGGACAAGTAAGGTCTCTTCCTTCCTTTCATCTGCATATATTTTTCTGTTGGAAAAATAAAATGTCTCAAACTTTTAGCTAAAATTATGTATACTACTCATGTGCAGACTGCAAGGGACAAGATTTAAAGTTATCACAGCGAGGGCCGATCAAATAGAAATTTCTTTTATTCAAACCTACGATGTTTCTCTCGGTAATGCCACACTTTCCATGAATGTTGACAAAAGGTATGGTATTAACCTTTCCcaaaatagagagaaaaaagtACAGAGGATGTAATTACAATTATGCTTGAAGTTATCTTAACTTTACTTTAAACTTTGATGCAGGTACATAATGCAGCGTGGTCGCGCCG
Above is a window of Malus sylvestris chromosome 15, drMalSylv7.2, whole genome shotgun sequence DNA encoding:
- the LOC126602900 gene encoding uncharacterized protein LOC126602900 → MKKAVEELKPSTTPHIIRIWNKVQKIRKKINSDQTTFLNTFYKHHTRLKVQRLKYKIKYSKSNWSKSIAMGKLSKLKINHENLKHHVQANGWQAWRKDEKLDN